One genomic segment of Stigmatopora argus isolate UIUO_Sarg chromosome 18, RoL_Sarg_1.0, whole genome shotgun sequence includes these proteins:
- the LOC144093294 gene encoding zinc finger protein 503-like: protein MITSPTESVLRHSTNPAWESRSSSRERGAPSPASHPYSYRNTTAFSPADPLRQAGRLPIKLLKMLTARAGHIMHPEYLQPLPSTPISPIELDAKKSPLALLAQTCSQIGKPDPPASSKLSSVASGGDKEGKGGPLKISDIGGDDKSSFKPYAKTSSDTKKESSQSGDKNGFRVPSATCPPFTPRTGSPSASPGSCASASASPLPCEGKATDKDDKKECERNKNTSSPESNVGHGTSGISPDGSQESTPGSKAVTSDSASVTSSVLGSGLVVAPVSPYKPGHAVFPLPPAGISYPGSLAGAYAGYPQPFLPHGMSLEHAKSSGQLLSAQFAACSKAGTSPLAGASPPSLMSASLCRDPYCLSYHCTSHLSAASGANCAHDVAASALKSGYPLMYSAHPLHGVASSAPSFGGHPLYPYGFVLPNDPLPHVCNWVSANGACDKRFSSSEELLGHLRTHTAFAVGSEKLLAGYPGSSSSLAAAMACHMHMPHGGGPASPGALALRGPHHPLGLGSRYHPYSKSPLPAPGAPVPVPAATGPYYSPYALYGQRLTTASALGYQ, encoded by the exons ATGATCACATCCCCCACGGAGTCTGTCCTGAGACATAGCACCAATCCAGCGTGGGAGAGCCGCTCCTCGTCCAGGGAGAGAGGCGCACCGAGCCCCGCCAGCCATCCGTACTCGTACCGCAACACCACCGCCTTCTCTCCAGCAGACCCGCTTCGTCAAGCCGGCCGTCTGCCCATCAAGCTGCTGAAAATGCTCACGGCTCGGGCGGGACACATTATGCACCCGGAGTACCTCCAGCCGCTGCCGTCCACCCCGATCAGCCCCATCGAG CTGGACGCCAAGAAGAGCCCATTGGCACTTTTGGCTCAAACATGCTCCCAGATCGGCAAGCCGGACCCCCCTGCCTCGTCCAAGCTCTCCTCGGTGGCCTCCGGCGGCGACAAGGAAGGCAAGGGCGGGCCCCTGAAGATCAGCGACATCGGCGGCGACGACAAATCGAGCTTCAAGCCGTACGCCAAGACGTCGTCCGACACCAAGAAGGAGTCGAGCCAGAGTGGAGATAAAAACGGTTTCCGTGTGCCGAGCGCCACCTGCCCGCCGTTCACGCCTAGGACAGGCAGCCCCAGCGCGAGCCCGGGTTCCTGCGCTTCCGCCTCTGCTTCGCCGCTGCCGTGCGAGGGCAAGGCGACAGACAAGGACGACAAAAAGGAGTGCGAGCGCAACAAAAACACGTCCTCGCCGGAGAGCAACGTCGGACACGGGACGAGTGGAATTAGTCCCGATGGGAGCCAGGAAAGCACGCCCGGCTCCAAGGCCGTCACGTCGGACTCGGCGTCCGTCACCTCCTCGGTGCTCGGCTCCGGTCTCGTGGTGGCGCCCGTTTCCCCCTACAAGCCCGGCCACGCGGTTTTCCCCCTGCCGCCTGCCGGTATTTCATACCCCGGGAGTTTAGCGGGGGCTTACGCCGGTTACCCTCAGCCGTTTCTTCCCCACGGCATGAGCCTGGAGCACGCCAAATCCAGCGGGCAGCTCCTGAGCGCGCAGTTCGCGGCGTGTAGCAAGGCCGGGACGAGCCCCCTGGCCGGGGCGTCGCCGCCCTCCCTCATGTCCGCCAGCCTGTGCCGGGACCCTTACTGCCTAAGCTACCACTGCACCAGCCATTTGTCGGCGGCCTCGGGCGCCAACTGCGCACACGACGTCGCCGCCTCGGCCCTCAAATCTGGATACCCTCTCATGTACTCGGCGCACCCGCTGCACGGCGTGGCCTCGTCGGCGCCGTCCTTCGGCGGACACCCGCTCTACCCTTACGGCTTCGTGCTGCCCAACGACCCGCTGCCGCACGTGTGCAACTGGGTGTCGGCCAACGGCGCCTGCGACAAGCGGTTCTCCAGCTCCGAGGAGCTGCTCGGCCACCTGAGGACTCACACGGCCTTTGCGGTGGGCTCGGAGAAGCTGCTCGCCGGCTACCCGGGCTCCTCGTCGTCATTGGCCGCCGCCATGGCCTGCCACATGCACATGCCCCACGGCGGAGGCCCGGCCAGCCCCGGCGCCCTCGCCCTGCGGGGCCCGCATCACCCACTCGGACTTGGGAGCCGTTATCACCCGTACTCCAAGAGCCCCCTGCCAGCCCCGGGAGCCCCTGTGCCGGTGCCTGCGGCCACCGGACCTTATTACTCCCCTTATGCCTTGTATGGACAAAGACTGACCACAGCCTCAGCTTTGGGTTATCAGTAG